The window GGGATGGGAGGGAAGGCTCCGTGTGTGGCCGACGTGAGTGCGAAGATGCCCCTGCTTGTTGTGTGCGGGATGAATGGTAGGTACGTTGCGTTACGTTTTTTCACCTCAGGTCGCTCATGCGGCGCTTTGTTTTTTTCCGGTGCTTCTCCGACACGTCTGCGGCCCCCTTCGCCGCAAAAGGTAGTTCATGATCTGGTCGCGTGCGTTTCGATCGTTCTGCTCGGTTCTCATCGTTGCGGGTGTGTCTGCGAGCTTCATCTCAGGCTGCTCAGGTGACCCTTCAGATGCTGAAGACGTCGTCACATCGGTACAAACGACGCCGATCGACGGGTTGTTGCTGCTCTCTTACAACTCAGTAAGTGAGCATATCGCGCTGTTGGACCCCTCCACCGGGAAGATGTCGCCGATGTACGCCATGCGCTCGGCGGCCGGCGTCGCTATCTCGCCGGACAGCTCGCGGGTGGCTTATGTCGATGACTTCGGAATCACGATTGCGCGCGTCGTCGTCAACGGCAGTGGTCCTATGCTGGTGGAGGAAAAGAAGTTCGCGCAGACGCGAAACATCATGTCGCAATGGACTCTGCGCTGGACCCCCGATGGGCGAAGGCTCGTGTTTGATGACGGTTTCATCGATCCCGATCAGGAGATCGTCTATCCGTGCCCGGGCCTTGACCCGCTGCGAGTTCGCTACGCGACGGTGATTCCGGGCAGCCATGACGTTGTCTGTCAGACGAATTACACGCTGCGCCGCGATGACCAGATCATCACCTCCGGGGCCTTTGGCTTCCCAACCTCCGATGGGCAGCTGCTCCAGAACGGAACCGTCGTCGCTCACGGTGCGCAGCCGGTGCCCCTACCCGAGGTTGGCGCCAACACCGTCCCTGCCTTGCCGGAGGGCTCGTTTGCGAACTTTCCGCCCGGTGTTCACGGCAAGTACATCGTTGAAGAGGCCGCAGGGTTCGTGACGCTTTATAAGGTCGAGGAGAATCTCGGTGCGCCTGCCGACGGCAGCGTGATCTCCACTGGCGTCGAAGTGTCCGGGGCGTCCAGCGGCGCATCTGAAACCTGGCCATTGGCGGAGGCGTTGATGCCCTGGTTCACCGACGGGGAGGGCCGGCGCTTCACGCATCTGGGAACTTCGCCGGATGGGGAAGAGGTCTTTTACGGGATTGTCTCGTATGTCATTGAGTCCGATCTCACCACCAACGTGCTGCGGGAGACTCCCGTGGAAGGGGCGCTGGTGGGGATCCGTCGCGACGGGACCTCGCGCGGTTTTCGGACCTCGACTCTGGGGCGCACGACCATCGCTGGCGGTGGCCTGCCGGATCCCGGTGAGAGGTTGAATCAGATTCCGCCGCATCTGATGCCGGGCCTGGTCATGTCGTTTGGTAATGGCGACACGCTCGTTGCCATCGATATCGACATCAACGGGCGTCCCGACTCCTGGATTGGATGGCGCGGTGGCGAGCCGTGGCTTGGCGAGCGCATTGGCATGGTGTCGCCCGATGGCCGCGACTTTGCGACGGTTGTCGACGAGGGGACGACGGTGCCGCGCAAGCTCTGCGTTTCTCGGATCTCCGAGGGCCTGCGCACGCAGTGCCTGGACGTCCCTTACGACTTCACGCACGCCCGCGTGCTCGGCATCGTGGGCGTGGGGAGCGATGCAGGTTATGCAGGCGACGCGCCGCGCATCCTGCATACCTCGCGTGCTGCGGCGTATCCCGGATCGACCGTGGAGGTCTTTGGCGTGCGCTTTGGTCAGAGTGGGGAGTTGTTCATCGGGGACATGGCGGTCCCGCAGTCGGCGATCACGGAGTGGACCTATCGCCGCATTGCGTTTGTGATGGACGCGGCGATGCCCCTGGAGGGGCCGCTGATGGTTCGCACGGACGCCGGCGATAGCGCGTCTCAACGCGAGTTCTGGCTCCATCGCACCACGCAGGTGCAGACCCCCTTTGACGATGTTCCCACGGGCCGGGTCGCGCTTGGTCAGGGACTCAACGCGCTCGAACTCGGGTCGCTCACCGAGTTCGAGTTTCAAACCGAAGGTCATCGGCGCTGGGTGCTCTCGCAGGACATGCATGACGATGAAGGACATTACTATGCGTTTGCTGAGGGCGCTTCGGAGACCTACCAGGACAGTACCCGGCTGGTGAGTGGCGACTACAGTCGCGAGATGTTCTTTGAGCATGGCACGGGTTTAAGTGACGACTCGCGCTGGCAGCCGGTGGCCCTGCAGTATCGCCAGCCCGGACTGCCGACGATCATCGCCCGCGAGCTCGGAGTGCTGCGTGCGCTTGGCCCCAACGGGCGCTTTATGGTTCCCCGGGAAGAGCGCGTTCTGCTGGTGGAGCCCTCGACTCAGGACCGCTGGTCCTTCTCGCGTCCTGTGGAAGATGGCAGCGGGATCTGGCGGGTGCGCGAAAACCGCGGATTTCCGTCGCGTCTGCTGCGTCAGACGGGCTGGAATCGGATCGAGCAGCCCCCTGAGATGCGTGCGGAGTACGCCCAGGAGGTCACGTCTTTGCCGATTGGCATGTCGGCCGTGGAGCAGGCCGGCGATGTGATGATCACGACCGGAAGCGTCGGCGGCGTGGGCGCCTACGCGATGAGCAGCGACCGGGGCGCAACGTTTGGGGAGCCCGTCGCAGTGCCGACCGTTGCAGGGCAGTTGCGAGAGCCTATTCGGGTGCACGCTTCAAGCGGCACGTTTTTCCTGGTGTTTAGCAGCCCGACGAATGCGCCCGGCCTGAGTGGGGTGCACGTGATCACGCTCGATGGAACGTTCATCGAGCTCGTCGGAGATCTTCCGAACGGACAGCTCGGGGGCGGGCTTTCGCCCGATATTCGACCGCTGACCTATGCGGAGCGCGAGGGGGAAGTGCTCGTCTATTTTCCGCAAACGAATGTGCTGGTTCGTGCCGACCTCTCCGACTTCTCGCCAGCCGCCAACACGGTCTCCTGGGAGGTCGTGCCGAGTGCTGGGGCCGACGAGCAGGTGGTCAGTGTGTATTACGATGAAGATAGCCAAACCTTCTACGCGCTCCTGGACGATGGCACGGTCATGAGCGCGAGCGAGGACTGGAGCGCTTGGTCAGGCGAGGACTTCGGGGTTGATCTGGCGCTGCCGACGCAGGTTGTTCCGCGCGGTCTGGGTCGCATGAGCGATGGCCGGTGGTTGATCGAGGCCAGGCTCTTTGACGCGCGATCTGGTGCGGCACCGCAGACTCCAAGCCCGCTGCGTCAGGAGGCGTTTCTGGTTTCTCCGCTCTGAGTCCGGCGGTGTGATGCTCGACCGTCGATACACCAGGTGCAATCGCTTGTTCACGTCAGCCTGCACCGGGCTCGCGCTCGGGATTCTCTTCCACATGCTTACGGGGTTTAAGAGTTGCGTGTGGATATCGTGCTTGACCCACATCTGATGGTCGACGACGAGCAGCGGTGTCAGGTTGGTGAGTTTAGTTGTCATAATGGTGATTATCGTGGGCGCGTCGTCTGGAGGGTTGCTCAGGTCGTGCCCAGGGTCAGCACAAACACGCTGTCCTCAAGCGCATGCACGTCATGGGGGAGGTCTCTGCCCAGGGGCAGAAGGTTGCCGGCCGCCAGCTCCACCTGGCGATCGGGAAGTTGCAGGCGCAGTCTGCCGCTCAGGCAGTGGATGGTCACCGTGGCGCTGGCGTGGTGCTCAGCGATGGTGCGGTCGCCGGCCAGGGCGATGATGACCACGCGAAGATCCGGGGTGTGTACGAGGGTGCGCGCGATCTGGCCTTTGCGCTGGTAGAGGTCGTCGGCTCGGAACTCAGCGGCGAGGTCGTTGAGGTCGATAAGGTGTCCGCTATCGGGAGCGTTCAGGCTGCTCATGGTGTCCTCCATAGTGGTGTGCGTAATAAAATCTACTTGAGGGGATTAAATTCGAGGCTAGTCTGGGCAAGGGGGTAGCGCATCGCTTCGTTGAGAGCCAGATCGGCTGCTGGCGTTCGTCTGAAAACCCATGTGCAGGTGTGGACCATGCTAAGACCCGTTACTCCCAAAGTTGAAGAGCGCCGCGAGCGCTTCTCGATTGCCGATATCAACCTGATGGTGCACACCTTCTACGCGCAGGTGCGCGAGGATGACGCGCTGGGGCCGATCTTTGATCGCCGCATCGACAGTTGGCCCGAGCATCTGGAGCGGATGGTGTTCTTCTGGCGCGCGGTCTTGCGCTCCGAGCCCACCTTTACGATGTCGGAGCGTGGGGCGCCGCCGGTGTTGCACTGGTCGATGGAGGAGGTTGAGCGCCACCACTATCAGCGCTGGCTCTCGCTCTTCTCGGAGTTGGTTGAGGGCATCTACGAGCCTGACGACGCCGAGCAGGTGTTTGCAGCGGCCAGCCGCATCGCGGAGGCTTTCTCGCTTTATCTGCCTGCGGATGCGAACGAGGGTGAGCCATGAGCACGGAGGGGTTGAGCGATTCGCGGCGAGTCGTTCTGGATGTGTTGCGCCGGCATCGGGCCTCCACGATCGATGCGGTGGTCGAGGAGTCGGGGCTTTCCAAGACGGCGGTGCGGGCGCATCTGGTGCGTCTGGAGCGGGACGGAGCGGTGGAACGTACGTCGCTGGAACTTGAGGGGCCGGGGCGGCCGCCAGTCGCGTTCTCGCTCACCGAGCAGGGGGCTGCGCTTTTTCCGAGCAGCGACGCGGCGATGCTCTCCGGGCTGCTCGAGTACCTGAAGGGGCAGGGCGCCGGTGAGCTTGTGGAAGGGTATTTCGCCGAGGTCTGGGCGGGTCGAGCGATGGATGTCTTGGAGGAGCTTCAGGCCCCGGACTTTCGGAACTCGCCGCTTGTCGAGAGGTTGCGGGCGTTGGAGGCGGTGCTCAAGCGTAGCGACTTTATGCCGCGGATTGAGCGTGAGGTGGACGGGAGCGGCACGGAACACGTGCGCGTCTGCGAGTGCAACTGCCCCCTTCCGGCGGCGGCGCGGGCCGGTCGCGCCCCGTGCCGACTCGAGGTTCAGTTTCTCTCCGAAGTCATCGGTGCACGTCCCTCGTCGGTGCAGATTTGCACAAAGCGCCGGGAGCCCTGCGTCGTTGAGTTTGAGTTCTAGAGGTAGCGCTGGCGCGTGACGGTACACTCAGCCCTCCGGCACGGTATCCATGAGGAACTGAAGCGTCCGGCGCAACTCGCCGCGCATCGCTTCGACGCGTTGCGCCGCACAAAGTTGGAAGAGCATCATCTCGAGCCGAGTCTCCAGCGCCTCCAGGGTAGTTTGAGCGCCGGAGGATTCGGTGTCTTCATCGTCGAACATCGCCCGCAGGGTGTTCACCCGGGCGATCAGCTCTTCGCCATCCAGCATATCGATGAACTCCAGATCGCGCAGGAGGTGCAGGGCGAAGGCTCGTTGTTCCGACGAGAGTGCCATCCGAGGTTCCTGCAGGGCCCTTGAGCCGGGTTTGGATCAGGGGAGTTGCGAGTCTGGGCTGAAATCGTGAAGGTTCCGGAGAGTTAACGCAACTGCACGTCAGGCAACGCTGTCGGGCCTGGCGAAGGCTGCGCGTTTGGTTTTGGAGCTGTGCGGCACAGGCTCAAAAGGAAGTAAGATGAAGAACACCGGTGATGTGAATTCTTATCTCGAAGATGGTTGCGGGCGTTGTCAGCACTACCAGACCCCCGAATGCAAAGTGCATCAGTGGGCTGATGCTCTGCGGGCTATCCGTGAGCTTGTTCAGAGCACGGAGCTCGACGAGCAGCTTAAGTGGGGGTCTCCCTGCTACTCGCTGGATGGGCAGAATGTGGTGATGATTGGCGCGTATCGCGACAACTGCGTGTTGAGCTTTTTGAAAGGCGCGGCGTTGCCAGACCCGACGAACATTCTGGAGAAGCCGGGGCCCAACACCCGTTATTCGAGGGTGGTGCGATTTCGGTCGGTGGACGAGGTCAGGGAGCGTCGCGAGGCGCTGACGCAGCTGCTCTGCACGAGGCGAACATTTTTGAGCGATCGGGTCAAGAGGTGCAGGTTGACGTCAGCGCTCGCCCTCTCGGCTCGCACCCCGAAGCGCCGCTCCGATGGCGGACGGACCTCCGGGGTGCAGAGACGCTCAGGCCCAGGCGGCGCGAAGTCGTGCTCCAAAGGCCTCTCGTTCGTCATCGGAGAGCGCGGCGTACGCCTGTTTCGTACACGTGAGGCGAAGGCGGTTGACGCTGGCAAGCGCAGGGTCGACCGAGGTGAGAGGCGCGTTTACGTCGAGCGACTGGAGGGAGTCCGCTGGCAAGGGCGGCAAGGCGGGGAGCGCGTCTCCGAGCACCACGTGCTCGAGTGCCGGGGCTTCAAAGGTCTTCGGGAGCTTTTTGAGGGGGCCGAAGTTCTCGAGTTCGCGTAGCTGCGGCCACGACACGTCGGGAAGCTTTTTGACCTTGCCTCCCCGAATCACCAGCGCGCGAAGGTTGGCGTGCTGCGCCAACCCGACTGGAATCTCGGTGAGAGGAACCATGTCCGTCTCAACGCGCTCAAGCGCAGCGAGTGTGTCGAGTCCGTCCGGAAGCACCTTGAGCTTCTTGGTCCAGACGAGTCGAAGGGTCTGCAGTGCGGTGAGCCCTGATAGGTCCGGGAGGTGAGTGATCGGGGCGTTGACGATCACGAGAGTGCGAAGGTTCGGTAGCGAGCCGAGGTCTTCAGGGAGAGACGCGATCTTTTTGCCTTTGATCGTCAGCTCTTCGAGAGCTTTTAGTTGTCCAATCCCGTCCGGAAGCGCGGTGACTTTCTCATCAACGAAGAGCGTGCGAAGCGTCGAGATGCGATAGACGCCTGGCCAATCCGCGAATTGACTCGTTTCGATGCGCACGCTGCGCAGGGACGTGAGTCGGGCGATCGAATCGGGAAGACGGACCGCTTTTTTTGCGAAGTCGGAGATTCGAATCGACTCGGCGTCGTCGACCAGGCCGGTCGCGATAAGCTCGTCGAGGTGCTCAGTCGTGCCCGCGGGGCTAAACGAGAGTTCGCGGATGCTCGGGTACCACAGAAGCCGAGTGCCTCGCGGGATTTCGGGATTGCCCTCGGGCGGATAGACGAAGACGAATGGCGGAAAGGTCATGCGTTCCTCGGGATGCAGGGACAGAAAAGCTGGGGGTGAGGAGAAAATATTACGTGAGCCCGAATCCGGGCTCAACTCCGGCGCAATGGCTCGATGGGGCTGACGACGTTCTTCGATGTGCACGACCCGTGTCGACGTCCTGCCGAGGCGCTGCCCGGCCGTGGCCGGTGCCTCGGAGCTCGGGGGAACGCTGACGACAGACAGGCCTGACGGGTGTGCAAGCAATTTCGTGTACGACCCTTCGGCTCTTCTTAACTATCCGCGCGGCCTTCCCACGGAACGTAGTTTGGAACGCGGTCTTGAAACGTCAGTTCAAGCTCAGAGCGAATGGCAGCCCAGTCGCTGCGGGGTAGCTTGAATCCGTCGTGAATCTCACGCAGCTTCAGGGTAATCAGACGCAGAGCACTGTCGTGATTGGGGAAGCTGCTCTTGGTTTTGGTGACTTTGCGTATCTGGCGGTGGAGGTTTTCGACCATGTTTGTGGTGTAGACCATCCGCCGCAATGCGTAGCCGTAGGTCCACAAGTTCTCCAGGTGAGGCAGGGCATTTTTCCACACATCGCAGAGGTGGGGCTCTTTTCGACGCCACTTCTCCTGGAGTTGTTGCAGCGCAAACTTCGCTGCTTCGAAGGAGACGGCCTGATAGATAGCGCGTACATCGGCGGAGGCCTCCTGGCGTAGTTTGCTGGGCACATAGCGCATGCTGTTGCGAATCAGATGCACCACGCAACGCTGGAAGCGAGTCTGCGGGAAATTCGTGGCCACGGCCTGCTCCATCCCGCTGAGGCCGTCGGCGCAGAGGATGAAAATGTCCTCCACTCCTCGCCGCTTCAGGTCGAGCAACACTTGATGCCAGAAGCTCGCGCTCTCCGATTTCTGCCCTTCGCCGGCCATCCAGACCCCGAGAATCTGGCGGATTCCCTCGCAGTTGTAGCCTACTGCCGTGTAGACCGCGGTGCGCTCAACACCGCTCTCGTGGCGTGTATTTACATAGAGGGCGTCGACAAAAATACAGGGCCAGACTGCCTCCAAAGGACGGTTTCGCCACGTAATAAGCTCCGGCTCAACCCTGGCAACCACCCGGCTCACCAGTCCGTCGTCGACCTCGATATTGTAGAGTTCCTCAATATGATGGTGAATGTCTCGCTGCGACATACCACTGGTGT of the Lujinxingia sediminis genome contains:
- a CDS encoding group III truncated hemoglobin, yielding MLRPVTPKVEERRERFSIADINLMVHTFYAQVREDDALGPIFDRRIDSWPEHLERMVFFWRAVLRSEPTFTMSERGAPPVLHWSMEEVERHHYQRWLSLFSELVEGIYEPDDAEQVFAAASRIAEAFSLYLPADANEGEP
- a CDS encoding helix-turn-helix transcriptional regulator codes for the protein MSTEGLSDSRRVVLDVLRRHRASTIDAVVEESGLSKTAVRAHLVRLERDGAVERTSLELEGPGRPPVAFSLTEQGAALFPSSDAAMLSGLLEYLKGQGAGELVEGYFAEVWAGRAMDVLEELQAPDFRNSPLVERLRALEAVLKRSDFMPRIEREVDGSGTEHVRVCECNCPLPAAARAGRAPCRLEVQFLSEVIGARPSSVQICTKRREPCVVEFEF
- a CDS encoding IS256 family transposase, which produces MTKNRRGGRRRSADERMLPEALEELLRPMAREAAREQMTLGQVVSSSPMSELLGRFVELMLEAEQEHHLGYGWGERESEALRFGNRRNGYGSKVLKTQFGEVPISVPRDREGSFLPRVVPKHGQLSETIAGQILSLYTSGMSQRDIHHHIEELYNIEVDDGLVSRVVARVEPELITWRNRPLEAVWPCIFVDALYVNTRHESGVERTAVYTAVGYNCEGIRQILGVWMAGEGQKSESASFWHQVLLDLKRRGVEDIFILCADGLSGMEQAVATNFPQTRFQRCVVHLIRNSMRYVPSKLRQEASADVRAIYQAVSFEAAKFALQQLQEKWRRKEPHLCDVWKNALPHLENLWTYGYALRRMVYTTNMVENLHRQIRKVTKTKSSFPNHDSALRLITLKLREIHDGFKLPRSDWAAIRSELELTFQDRVPNYVPWEGRADS
- a CDS encoding leucine-rich repeat domain-containing protein, whose amino-acid sequence is MTFPPFVFVYPPEGNPEIPRGTRLLWYPSIRELSFSPAGTTEHLDELIATGLVDDAESIRISDFAKKAVRLPDSIARLTSLRSVRIETSQFADWPGVYRISTLRTLFVDEKVTALPDGIGQLKALEELTIKGKKIASLPEDLGSLPNLRTLVIVNAPITHLPDLSGLTALQTLRLVWTKKLKVLPDGLDTLAALERVETDMVPLTEIPVGLAQHANLRALVIRGGKVKKLPDVSWPQLRELENFGPLKKLPKTFEAPALEHVVLGDALPALPPLPADSLQSLDVNAPLTSVDPALASVNRLRLTCTKQAYAALSDDEREAFGARLRAAWA